One Streptomyces sp. NBC_01217 genomic region harbors:
- a CDS encoding cystathionine beta-synthase, producing the protein MQFHDSMISLVGNTPLVRLRSVTAGIQATVLAKVEYFNPGGSVKDRIALRMIEAAEQSGELQPGGTIVEPTSGNTGVGLAIVAQQKGYKCVFVCPDKVSTDKINVLRAYGAEVVVCPTAVDPEHPDSYYNVSDRLVRETPGAWKPDQYSNPNNPRSHYETTGPELWEQTDGKITHFVAGVGTGGTISGTGRYLKEVSGGSVKIVGADPEGSVYSGGSGRPYLVEGVGEDFWPSAYDRTVTDEIVAVSDKDSFQMTRRLAKEEGLLVGGSCGMAVVAALEVAQRLGPDDVVVVLLPDSGRGYLSKIFNDEWMADYGFLEDTGPSARVGDVLAHKEGAIPTLVHMHPEETVGEAIDVLREYGVSQMPIVKPGAGHPDVMAAEVIGSVVERELLNALFAQRASLTDPLEKHMSPPLPQVGSGEPVEDLMSVLGGTNAADAAIVLVEGKPKGVVSRQDLLAFLAKDASAGKP; encoded by the coding sequence GTGCAATTCCACGATTCGATGATCAGTCTCGTAGGCAATACCCCGCTGGTGAGGCTGCGCAGTGTCACGGCCGGCATCCAGGCGACGGTCCTGGCCAAGGTCGAGTACTTCAATCCCGGAGGTTCGGTCAAGGACCGCATCGCCCTGCGCATGATCGAGGCCGCCGAACAGAGCGGTGAACTGCAGCCCGGCGGCACGATCGTCGAGCCGACCAGCGGCAACACGGGCGTCGGCCTGGCGATCGTCGCCCAGCAGAAGGGGTACAAGTGCGTCTTCGTCTGCCCGGACAAGGTGTCGACGGACAAGATCAATGTGCTGCGCGCCTACGGGGCCGAGGTCGTCGTCTGCCCGACGGCCGTTGACCCCGAGCATCCCGACTCGTACTACAACGTCTCCGACCGGCTGGTCCGCGAGACGCCGGGAGCCTGGAAGCCCGATCAGTACTCCAACCCGAACAACCCCCGCTCGCACTACGAGACCACCGGTCCCGAGCTGTGGGAGCAGACGGACGGGAAGATCACCCATTTCGTCGCGGGCGTCGGCACCGGCGGCACGATCAGCGGCACCGGCCGCTATCTGAAGGAGGTCAGCGGCGGCTCGGTCAAGATCGTCGGCGCGGACCCGGAGGGCTCGGTCTACTCCGGCGGCTCCGGGCGTCCGTACCTTGTCGAGGGCGTCGGCGAGGACTTCTGGCCGAGCGCGTACGACCGTACGGTCACGGACGAGATCGTCGCCGTGTCCGACAAGGACTCCTTCCAGATGACCCGCCGCCTCGCCAAGGAGGAGGGCCTGCTCGTCGGCGGTTCCTGCGGCATGGCGGTCGTGGCGGCCCTGGAGGTCGCGCAGCGCCTCGGCCCGGACGACGTGGTCGTCGTCCTGCTGCCCGACAGCGGCCGCGGTTACCTGAGCAAGATCTTCAACGACGAGTGGATGGCCGACTACGGCTTCCTGGAGGACACCGGCCCGTCGGCGCGTGTCGGGGACGTACTCGCCCACAAGGAAGGCGCGATCCCGACGCTCGTCCACATGCACCCGGAGGAGACCGTCGGCGAGGCGATCGACGTCCTGCGCGAGTACGGCGTCTCGCAGATGCCGATCGTGAAGCCGGGCGCGGGTCACCCGGACGTGATGGCCGCAGAGGTCATCGGCTCGGTGGTGGAGCGGGAGCTGCTGAACGCGCTGTTCGCGCAGCGCGCCTCGCTCACCGACCCGCTGGAGAAGCACATGTCGCCGCCGCTGCCGCAGGTCGGCTCCGGCGAGCCGGTCGAGGACCTGATGTCGGTGCTCGGCGGTACGAACGCGGCGGACGCGGCGATCGTGCTGGTGGAGGGCAAGCCGAAGGGCGTGGTCAGCAGGCAGGACCTGCTGGCGTTCCTCGCCAAGGACGCCTCGGCCGGCAAGCCGTAG
- a CDS encoding SGNH/GDSL hydrolase family protein → MARRIAAGAAYGGGSIGLIGAAAVGVLLAEVQLAKRHVGGGIAPVPPSADGRYGVAFAGLEDPLRLGLLGDSTAAGQGVRRAGQTPGALLASGLAAVSERPVDLRNVAQPGARSDDLERQVSLLLADPSRTPDVCVIMIGANDVTHRMPATQSVRCLTTAVRRLRTAGAEVVVGTCPDLGTIEPVYQPLRWLARRVSRQLAAAQTIGSVEQGGRTVSLGDLLGPEFEANPRELFGPDNYHPSAEGYATAAMAVLPTLCAVLGLWPESDRLDGARREDMLPVAKAASQAAKEAGTEVTGARAPWALLKHRRRRRLPAATEPHPHPEMDGEMNGETDAEPQRAPQAPYGESQGGSAGESHNLPAN, encoded by the coding sequence GTGGCACGGCGGATCGCGGCGGGCGCGGCCTATGGCGGCGGCAGCATCGGGCTGATCGGCGCGGCGGCGGTGGGCGTACTGCTGGCGGAGGTCCAGCTGGCGAAACGGCACGTGGGCGGCGGCATCGCGCCGGTCCCGCCGAGCGCGGACGGGCGGTACGGCGTGGCGTTCGCGGGCCTGGAGGACCCGCTGCGGCTGGGGTTGCTGGGTGATTCGACGGCGGCCGGACAGGGGGTGCGCCGGGCCGGGCAGACACCGGGAGCGCTGCTGGCATCGGGGCTCGCGGCGGTCTCCGAGCGGCCGGTGGACCTGCGCAATGTGGCACAGCCGGGCGCCCGGTCGGACGATCTGGAGCGTCAGGTCTCGCTGCTGCTCGCCGACCCGTCCCGTACGCCCGACGTCTGCGTGATCATGATCGGGGCGAACGATGTGACGCACCGGATGCCCGCCACCCAGTCGGTGCGCTGTCTGACCACGGCGGTGCGCAGGCTTCGTACGGCGGGCGCGGAGGTGGTGGTCGGCACGTGCCCGGATCTCGGCACGATCGAGCCGGTCTACCAGCCGCTGCGCTGGCTGGCCCGGCGGGTGAGCCGGCAGCTGGCGGCGGCCCAGACGATCGGTTCGGTGGAACAGGGCGGACGCACGGTGTCGCTGGGCGACCTGCTGGGGCCGGAGTTCGAGGCGAATCCGCGGGAGCTGTTCGGGCCCGACAACTACCACCCGTCGGCGGAGGGGTACGCCACGGCGGCGATGGCGGTCCTGCCCACGCTCTGTGCGGTGCTCGGGCTGTGGCCGGAGTCCGACCGTCTGGACGGGGCCCGGCGCGAGGACATGCTGCCGGTGGCCAAGGCGGCGTCCCAGGCGGCCAAGGAGGCCGGTACGGAGGTCACGGGGGCGCGGGCGCCCTGGGCACTCCTCAAGCACCGCAGGCGACGGCGTCTGCCTGCGGCCACGGAGCCCCATCCGCACCCGGAGATGGACGGAGAAATGAACGGGGAGACGGACGCGGAACCACAGCGGGCACCCCAAGCGCCCTACGGCGAGTCGCAAGGGGGCTCCGCCGGGGAGTCGCACAACCTGCCTGCCAATTGA
- a CDS encoding acetyl-CoA C-acetyltransferase, which yields MPEAVIVSAARSPIGRAFKGSLKDLRADDLTATIIQTALAKVPELDPKDIDDLMLGCGLPGGEQGNNLGRIIAVQMGMDHLPGCTVTRYCSSSLQTSRMALHAIKAGEGDVFISAGVEMVSRFVKGNSDSLPDTHNPLFADAEARTAARAERGGDDWRDPREDGLVPDAYIAMGQTAENLARLKGVTRQDMDEFGVRSQNLAEEAIKNGFWEREITPVTTPDGTVVSKDDGPRAGVTLEGVQGLKPVFRPDGLVTAGNCCPLNDGAAALVIMSDTKARELGLTPLARIVSTGVCGLSPEIMGYGPVEASKQALKRAGLTIDDIDLAEINEAFAAQVIPSYRDLGLPLEKVNVNGGAIAIGHPFGMTGARITGTLINSLQFHDKQFGLETMCVGGGQGMAMVIERLS from the coding sequence ATGCCCGAAGCCGTGATCGTCTCTGCTGCCCGTTCCCCCATCGGCCGGGCCTTCAAGGGTTCGCTGAAGGACCTGCGCGCGGACGACCTGACCGCCACGATCATCCAGACCGCGCTGGCCAAGGTGCCCGAGCTGGACCCGAAGGACATCGACGACCTGATGCTCGGCTGCGGCCTGCCGGGCGGTGAACAGGGCAACAACCTGGGCCGCATCATCGCCGTACAGATGGGAATGGACCACCTTCCCGGATGTACGGTCACCCGCTACTGCTCGTCCTCCCTGCAGACCAGCCGCATGGCGCTGCACGCCATCAAGGCCGGCGAGGGCGACGTCTTCATCTCGGCCGGTGTCGAGATGGTGTCCCGCTTCGTGAAGGGCAACTCCGACAGCCTGCCGGACACGCACAACCCGCTCTTCGCCGACGCCGAGGCCCGCACCGCGGCCCGCGCCGAGCGGGGCGGCGACGACTGGCGCGACCCGCGCGAGGACGGCCTGGTCCCGGACGCGTACATCGCGATGGGGCAGACCGCGGAGAACCTGGCCCGGCTCAAGGGTGTCACCCGCCAGGACATGGACGAGTTCGGCGTCCGCTCGCAGAACCTCGCCGAGGAAGCCATCAAGAACGGCTTCTGGGAGCGTGAGATCACCCCGGTCACCACCCCGGACGGCACGGTCGTCTCGAAGGACGACGGCCCGCGCGCGGGCGTCACCCTGGAGGGCGTGCAGGGCCTCAAGCCGGTCTTCCGCCCCGACGGCCTGGTCACCGCGGGCAACTGCTGCCCGCTCAACGACGGCGCCGCCGCGCTCGTGATCATGTCCGACACGAAGGCGCGCGAGCTGGGCCTGACCCCGCTGGCCCGGATCGTCTCGACCGGTGTCTGCGGTCTCTCCCCCGAGATCATGGGGTACGGACCGGTCGAGGCCAGCAAGCAGGCGCTGAAGCGTGCCGGGCTGACCATCGACGACATCGACCTGGCCGAGATCAACGAGGCGTTCGCCGCCCAGGTGATCCCCTCCTACCGCGACCTCGGCCTGCCGCTGGAGAAGGTCAACGTCAACGGTGGCGCCATCGCCATCGGCCACCCCTTCGGCATGACCGGCGCCCGGATCACCGGCACGCTGATCAACAGCCTGCAGTTCCACGACAAGCAGTTCGGCCTGGAGACCATGTGCGTGGGCGGCGGCCAGGGCATGGCGATGGTCATCGAGCGGCTGAGCTGA
- a CDS encoding DUF4287 domain-containing protein encodes MSQVFSEETHRNLLSRIPRCTGREVSDWLRTVEEGPALRFEEKVSWLRSEHDLAYGHAKALIHEYDLRRAARKLL; translated from the coding sequence ATGTCCCAAGTCTTCTCCGAAGAGACCCATCGCAATCTGCTCTCCCGAATCCCCCGCTGCACCGGTCGTGAAGTCTCCGACTGGCTCCGCACCGTCGAGGAAGGACCCGCTCTCCGCTTCGAGGAGAAGGTCAGCTGGCTGCGGAGCGAACACGACCTCGCCTACGGACACGCGAAGGCACTCATCCACGAGTACGACCTGAGAAGGGCGGCGCGGAAGCTGCTCTAG
- a CDS encoding Bax inhibitor-1/YccA family protein, producing MRSSNPVFSRRGFSRDNGYAGFNAAPQAGATAAGANPYAQGTAANPYATNPYAQPDTQYGVPQAPARSGAMTIDDVVTRTAITLGTVVLGAALAWALLPVDEANLGKSYGIAIGAALVAFVLSLVQSFKRRPSPALIVSYAAFEGVFLGVISSAVSTYIGPGVVMQAVLGTMCVFAGVLLAYKMRWIRVTRRFYGFVMAAAVGFMLLMVVNLLFAVFGGGDGLGFRSGGLGILFGVIGVILGACFLALDFKQVEDGIAYGAPREESWLAAFGLTMTLVWIYLEMLRLFSILSGDD from the coding sequence ATGAGGAGCAGCAACCCGGTCTTCTCGCGACGGGGCTTCAGCCGCGACAACGGTTACGCGGGCTTCAACGCGGCGCCGCAGGCCGGGGCCACCGCAGCGGGCGCCAACCCGTACGCGCAGGGCACCGCCGCGAACCCGTACGCCACCAACCCCTACGCCCAGCCGGACACCCAGTACGGCGTCCCGCAGGCACCGGCGCGTTCCGGTGCGATGACGATCGACGATGTCGTCACGCGCACCGCGATCACACTGGGCACCGTGGTGCTCGGTGCCGCGCTCGCCTGGGCCCTGCTGCCGGTCGACGAGGCCAACCTCGGCAAGTCCTACGGCATCGCGATCGGCGCCGCCCTGGTGGCGTTCGTCCTGTCGCTCGTCCAGTCCTTCAAGCGCAGGCCGTCCCCGGCGCTGATCGTCTCGTACGCGGCCTTCGAGGGTGTCTTCCTCGGAGTGATCTCCAGCGCGGTCAGCACGTACATCGGGCCGGGCGTCGTGATGCAGGCGGTGCTGGGCACCATGTGTGTCTTCGCCGGTGTGCTTCTCGCGTACAAGATGCGCTGGATCCGCGTCACCCGCCGCTTCTACGGCTTCGTGATGGCCGCCGCCGTGGGCTTCATGCTCCTGATGGTGGTCAACCTGCTGTTCGCCGTCTTCGGCGGGGGCGACGGCCTGGGCTTCCGCAGCGGCGGCCTCGGCATCCTCTTCGGCGTCATCGGGGTCATCCTCGGTGCGTGCTTCCTGGCCCTGGACTTCAAGCAGGTAGAGGACGGCATCGCCTACGGCGCCCCGCGCGAGGAGTCCTGGCTGGCGGCCTTCGGCCTCACCATGACCCTGGTGTGGATCTACCTGGAGATGCTGCGTCTCTTCTCCATCCTCAGCGGCGACGACTGA
- a CDS encoding ArsR/SmtB family transcription factor: MSAPLYQLKAEFFKTLGHPVRIRVLELLSERDHAVSEMLSAIGVEPAHLSQQLAVLRRANLVVARREGSGVYYSLTNAQVAELLRVARTILSDVLAGQAELLADLRATDRESGDRS; encoded by the coding sequence ATGAGCGCGCCCCTGTACCAGCTGAAGGCGGAGTTCTTCAAGACGCTCGGGCACCCCGTACGGATCAGGGTGCTGGAACTGCTCAGTGAGCGGGATCACGCGGTGTCCGAGATGCTGTCCGCGATCGGGGTCGAGCCCGCCCATCTCTCGCAGCAGCTGGCCGTGCTGCGGCGGGCCAACCTGGTCGTCGCACGCCGGGAGGGCTCGGGCGTGTACTACTCCCTGACCAATGCGCAGGTGGCGGAGCTCCTCCGGGTCGCCCGGACCATCCTGTCCGACGTCCTCGCAGGCCAGGCCGAACTCCTGGCCGATCTGCGTGCCACGGACAGGGAAAGCGGGGACAGGTCCTAG
- a CDS encoding ABC transporter ATP-binding protein, which produces MTTSTAHRVTTVAARATDLSKVYGEGETRVTALDRVSVDFPRGEFTAIMGPSGSGKSTLMHCVAGLDSFSSGSVRIGETELGSLKDKQLTQLRRDKIGFIFQAFNLLPTLTALENITLPMDIAGRRPDKQWVDRVIDMIGLADRLSHRPAQLSGGQQQRVAVARALASQPEIIFGDEPTGNLDSRSGAEVLGFLRNSVRELGQTVVMVTHDPAAASYADRVVFLADGRIVDQMMHPTADGVLDRMKAFDAKGRTS; this is translated from the coding sequence GTGACCACTTCCACCGCACACCGCGTCACCACGGTGGCTGCCCGCGCCACGGATCTGTCGAAGGTCTACGGAGAGGGCGAGACCAGGGTCACGGCCCTGGACCGGGTCTCCGTGGACTTCCCGCGGGGCGAGTTCACCGCGATCATGGGCCCGTCCGGCTCCGGCAAGTCCACGCTGATGCACTGCGTGGCCGGCCTCGACAGCTTCAGCAGCGGTTCGGTACGGATCGGTGAGACGGAGCTGGGCTCCCTCAAGGACAAGCAGCTCACCCAGCTCCGCCGGGACAAGATCGGCTTCATCTTCCAGGCGTTCAACCTGCTGCCGACCCTGACGGCACTGGAGAACATCACGCTCCCCATGGACATCGCGGGCCGCAGGCCGGACAAGCAGTGGGTGGACCGGGTCATCGACATGATCGGGCTCGCCGATCGGCTCAGCCACCGGCCCGCCCAGCTCTCCGGCGGCCAGCAGCAGCGCGTCGCCGTCGCCCGCGCCCTCGCCTCCCAGCCCGAGATCATCTTCGGTGACGAGCCGACCGGAAACCTCGACTCACGCTCCGGCGCCGAGGTGCTGGGCTTCCTGCGCAACTCCGTACGGGAGCTGGGACAGACCGTCGTCATGGTGACCCACGACCCGGCGGCGGCCTCCTACGCGGACCGGGTCGTCTTCCTCGCGGATGGCCGGATCGTCGACCAGATGATGCACCCCACCGCGGACGGGGTCCTCGACCGGATGAAGGCGTTCGACGCCAAGGGCCGCACCAGCTGA
- a CDS encoding ABC transporter permease yields the protein MFRTALRNVLAHKARLLMTVLAVMLGVAFVSGTLVFTDTLSNAFRSQSAKSYDNVAVAVTSYGDPSDPEADPGVSQKTLDKIRALDGVAAAYGRVEGFAGVPDPDGKLIDGTFGSPKGANFAPGKDGKDPAYTFTDGSGPLKADQIALDEGTAAKGAYEVGDRVRVASNGPVKEFTLSGVFTTDDGEVKAGGSLVLFDTAVAQKQYLKEGWYQDVTVVAAAGADDTKLLDAIEPLLPKSAGAKTGQAIAEEQAKDIESGLGALKQVLLGFAGIALFVGIFLISNTFSMLVAQRTKELALMRAVGASRKQITRSVLIEAAVVGAIASAIGFVIGVGLALGLRSGMAAFGMKVPPGPLILTATPVIAALAVGVLITMLAAWLPGRRAAKIPPVAAMSSVHAVATTKSLVVRNSIGAFITALGAAAIVWGAGMGGDDGRLRIAAGAFFALIGIIVLIPLLSRPVIALIRPLLTGPFGVSGKLAGQNAVRNPRRTGATASALAIGLTLVTGLSVLGVTVGQALDKMTTDNIKADYMVVMANGGDLDQSALTALEKADGVSAVSPQQSVYLELRKGGKAGRDGFVSASAVTPGAIEQVLNIDVVQGGLGSLAEGRIAVAEKTAEKRGWKVGTDVPVTFGDKKQGTLTVGAVYKDSEFVSPVIVSTKVVNPHEAKPFIPQIFVKMDGGQTAANEKALISALGENPAITVMDHQDIRDQFGGMINLMLNILYGLLAMALLIAVLGVVNTLAMSVFERQQEIGMLRAIGLDRRRVKRMVRLEAVVISLFGALIGIGLGAFLGWAIGETIRASIPGYELVLPWDRIGIFLVLAGLVGVLASLWPARSAARLNMLNAIKTE from the coding sequence ATGTTCCGTACTGCCCTGCGCAATGTGCTCGCGCACAAGGCCAGGCTGCTGATGACCGTCCTCGCCGTGATGCTCGGCGTTGCCTTCGTCTCCGGCACCCTGGTCTTCACCGACACCCTCTCGAACGCCTTCCGAAGCCAGTCCGCCAAGAGCTACGACAACGTGGCAGTGGCCGTCACCTCGTACGGCGACCCGAGCGACCCCGAGGCCGACCCCGGCGTCTCCCAGAAGACCCTCGACAAGATCCGCGCGCTGGACGGCGTCGCCGCCGCGTACGGCCGCGTCGAAGGCTTTGCCGGGGTTCCCGACCCCGACGGCAAGCTCATCGACGGCACCTTCGGCAGCCCCAAGGGCGCCAACTTCGCCCCCGGCAAGGACGGCAAGGACCCCGCCTACACCTTCACCGACGGATCGGGTCCGCTGAAGGCCGACCAGATCGCGCTGGACGAGGGCACCGCCGCCAAGGGCGCGTACGAGGTCGGCGACCGGGTCCGGGTCGCCAGCAACGGCCCCGTCAAGGAGTTCACCCTCAGCGGCGTCTTCACCACCGACGACGGCGAGGTGAAGGCCGGCGGAAGCCTCGTGCTCTTCGACACGGCCGTCGCTCAGAAGCAGTACCTCAAGGAGGGCTGGTACCAGGACGTCACCGTCGTCGCCGCCGCCGGCGCCGACGACACGAAGCTCCTCGACGCGATCGAACCGCTGCTGCCGAAGTCCGCCGGGGCCAAGACCGGCCAGGCGATCGCCGAAGAGCAGGCGAAGGACATCGAGTCGGGCCTGGGCGCCCTCAAGCAGGTGCTGCTGGGCTTCGCCGGCATCGCGCTCTTCGTCGGTATCTTCCTGATCTCCAACACCTTCTCGATGCTGGTCGCCCAGCGCACCAAGGAGCTCGCGCTGATGCGCGCCGTCGGCGCCTCGCGCAAGCAGATCACCCGCTCGGTGCTCATCGAGGCCGCAGTCGTCGGTGCGATCGCCTCGGCGATCGGCTTCGTCATCGGCGTCGGCCTGGCGCTCGGGCTGCGCTCGGGCATGGCCGCGTTCGGCATGAAGGTCCCGCCCGGACCGCTGATCCTGACCGCCACGCCGGTGATCGCCGCCCTCGCCGTCGGCGTGCTGATCACGATGCTCGCCGCCTGGCTGCCGGGCCGCAGGGCCGCGAAGATCCCGCCGGTGGCGGCGATGAGCAGCGTCCACGCGGTCGCCACCACCAAGTCGCTGGTGGTACGGAACTCCATCGGCGCGTTCATCACCGCGCTCGGCGCGGCCGCCATCGTGTGGGGCGCCGGAATGGGCGGCGACGACGGCCGCCTCCGTATCGCGGCAGGCGCGTTCTTCGCGCTGATCGGCATCATCGTCCTGATCCCGCTGCTTTCGCGGCCCGTCATCGCGCTCATCCGCCCGCTGCTCACCGGCCCGTTCGGGGTCTCCGGCAAGCTGGCCGGGCAGAACGCGGTCCGCAACCCGCGCCGCACCGGCGCCACGGCCTCCGCGCTCGCCATCGGTCTGACGCTGGTGACCGGTCTGTCGGTGCTCGGTGTCACGGTCGGCCAGGCCCTCGACAAGATGACCACGGACAACATCAAGGCCGACTACATGGTCGTGATGGCGAACGGCGGTGACCTCGACCAGTCCGCGCTGACCGCCCTGGAGAAGGCGGACGGCGTGAGCGCGGTCTCGCCGCAGCAGTCCGTGTACCTCGAACTCAGGAAGGGCGGCAAGGCCGGGAGGGACGGCTTCGTGTCGGCGTCGGCGGTCACCCCGGGCGCCATCGAGCAGGTCCTGAACATCGACGTCGTGCAGGGCGGCCTCGGCTCGCTCGCCGAAGGACGGATCGCCGTCGCCGAGAAGACGGCCGAGAAGAGGGGCTGGAAGGTCGGCACGGACGTCCCCGTCACCTTCGGCGACAAGAAGCAGGGCACCCTGACGGTCGGCGCGGTCTACAAGGACAGCGAGTTCGTGTCCCCCGTCATCGTCAGCACCAAGGTCGTCAACCCGCACGAGGCCAAGCCGTTCATCCCGCAGATCTTCGTCAAGATGGACGGCGGTCAGACCGCGGCGAACGAGAAGGCCCTGATCAGCGCCCTCGGTGAGAACCCCGCCATCACGGTGATGGACCACCAGGACATCCGCGACCAGTTCGGCGGAATGATCAACCTGATGCTGAACATCCTGTACGGTCTGCTCGCGATGGCCCTCCTCATCGCCGTCCTCGGTGTGGTCAACACCCTCGCGATGTCGGTCTTCGAGCGGCAGCAGGAGATCGGCATGCTCCGCGCGATCGGTCTCGACCGGCGCAGGGTGAAACGGATGGTCCGGCTGGAGGCCGTGGTCATCTCCCTCTTCGGCGCACTGATCGGCATCGGCCTCGGCGCGTTCCTCGGCTGGGCGATCGGCGAGACCATCAGGGCGTCGATCCCGGGCTACGAACTGGTCCTGCCCTGGGACCGGATCGGGATCTTCCTGGTGCTCGCGGGACTGGTCGGCGTCCTGGCCTCGCTGTGGCCGGCCCGCAGCGCCGCGAGGCTGAACATGCTGAACGCGATCAAGACCGAGTAG
- a CDS encoding cyclopropane-fatty-acyl-phospholipid synthase family protein yields MADAASRLTDLAEELLGEGLPVRIRAWDGSESGPPGAPVLVIRSRRALRRLLWKPGELGLARAWVAGELDIEGDLYEALDLMASLIWDRGAEAKDSVHPVRDPKVRAFGKGLLQLAGPWPPPPPPPEEVRRRAGTLHTKRRDKEAISHHYDVGNDFYELVLGPSMVYSCAYWEDDGNLEDAQRDKLDLVCRKLALKEGDRLLDVGCGWGSMAIHAAREYGVKVTGVTLSVEQAAYARKRIAEEGLTDRIEIRVQDYRDVRDGPYDAISSIGMAEHVGSVRFREYADALHALLKPGGRLLNHQIARRPEKDESAYHVDEFIDSYVFPDGELAPVGRTVATLEEAGFEARDVESIREHYALTLRGWVANLEKGWDRAVRMTSPGRARVWRLYMAASALSFEHNKIGVNQILVVRPAEGGASRIPLRARDWTASAKG; encoded by the coding sequence ATGGCAGACGCCGCATCGCGGCTGACCGATCTCGCCGAGGAGTTGCTGGGAGAAGGGCTGCCGGTCCGTATCCGGGCCTGGGACGGCAGCGAATCGGGACCGCCCGGTGCCCCCGTCCTGGTCATCCGGAGCCGCCGCGCGCTGCGCAGGCTGCTCTGGAAGCCGGGCGAACTGGGCCTGGCCCGCGCCTGGGTGGCGGGCGAGCTGGACATCGAAGGCGACCTGTACGAGGCCCTGGACCTGATGGCCTCGCTGATCTGGGACCGCGGCGCGGAGGCCAAGGACAGCGTCCACCCGGTCCGCGACCCGAAGGTGCGGGCCTTCGGCAAGGGGCTGCTGCAGCTCGCGGGCCCCTGGCCCCCGCCGCCCCCGCCGCCCGAGGAGGTACGCCGCCGCGCCGGCACCCTCCACACCAAGCGCCGCGACAAGGAGGCCATCAGCCACCACTACGACGTGGGCAATGACTTCTACGAACTGGTCCTCGGCCCGTCCATGGTCTACTCCTGCGCCTACTGGGAGGACGACGGAAACCTTGAGGACGCCCAGCGCGACAAGCTCGACCTGGTCTGCCGCAAGCTCGCGCTGAAGGAGGGCGACCGCCTCCTCGACGTCGGCTGCGGCTGGGGCTCCATGGCCATCCACGCGGCCCGTGAGTACGGCGTCAAGGTCACCGGAGTGACCCTCTCCGTCGAACAGGCCGCCTACGCCAGGAAGCGCATCGCGGAAGAGGGCCTGACCGACCGGATCGAGATCCGGGTCCAGGACTACCGGGACGTCAGGGACGGCCCGTACGACGCCATCTCGTCCATCGGCATGGCGGAACACGTCGGCTCGGTCCGCTTCCGCGAGTACGCCGACGCCCTCCACGCGCTCCTCAAGCCCGGCGGCAGGCTGCTCAACCACCAGATCGCCCGCCGCCCCGAGAAGGACGAGTCCGCGTACCACGTGGACGAGTTCATCGACTCCTACGTCTTCCCGGACGGCGAACTGGCCCCGGTGGGACGCACCGTGGCCACCCTCGAAGAAGCGGGTTTCGAGGCCCGTGACGTCGAGTCGATCCGTGAGCACTACGCGCTGACCCTGCGCGGCTGGGTCGCCAACCTGGAGAAGGGCTGGGACCGTGCGGTTCGGATGACCTCGCCCGGACGGGCCAGGGTCTGGCGCCTCTACATGGCCGCCTCCGCCCTCTCCTTCGAGCACAACAAGATCGGTGTCAACCAGATCCTGGTGGTGCGCCCGGCGGAGGGCGGGGCCTCCCGCATACCGCTGCGGGCCCGCGACTGGACGGCGTCGGCGAAGGGCTGA